The Panthera leo isolate Ple1 chromosome D1, P.leo_Ple1_pat1.1, whole genome shotgun sequence region GCCTCCCTGTCCAGGTTCTTGGAAGGATTAAAGGAGGCCAGGGGCCGAGCCTGGGTGCAGGGCAGGCTCCTGGAATCTGGTGCTGTCATCATTTGTAACATCCCTCTGCACCCCTCACGCCGCCGTCTGTCCGGGAGAAGTTttcttctcacacacacacccctcgcAGGGGCCTGGGGAGCACACTGGGGGCGGGCCCTCATGGGCTTCCAGAAACAGGTCCGTGTGGCTCCCCAGGAGGAGGGAGCTCGGGGACGCGGGCGGGGAGTCAGCCAGCAGGCGGCAGCATGTGGCCAAAGACGGGGCTCCCAGGCCCGCCCAGCTCTGCCACCCGCGCACAAGAGTGGCtccctccgagcctcagtttcctcagctgcaaaAGGGGCCCACTCCCTGGGCCGACCAGGGAGGGCGCCGTGGGGAGAAATAGCCCCATGAGGTCTTGGGTTAGTGGGTTAGCTGCCGTAACCACTAGAGCGGGACCAAGTAAGTCCTTCAATCTGCCCGGGCCTGTCTCCTCTTCCAGAAAAATGACACCTCAAACAGGCCAGTGCCACACAGGTGAGTCCAGCTGGGGAGGGCTGGCTGCTCTAAcagacaccccccgccccccccccccccccccccccccgccagctctTACCAGCTTAAAACACgataaacctttatttttcacTCCTATCTCGGTCAGGTCGGTGTACAGAGGGTGCTGTGGGGGTGGTGGCTCTGCTCCCTGTGTCATTCAGGGCTGCAgtcccccctcctctgccccccaatCTGGCTGGCAGAGCGGTGGTGGGGGCGGGTGGCAGAGGGCAGAAGAGCTAGGTTGGTCTGGACGGGCCTCGGCCTGGAGGCAGTGTAAGCCATTTCTGCTCCTGTCTGTGGCCCAAACTGGTGGcgtgccccaccccacccccccccccccccagctgcagAGGGGCTGGGGACGTGGTCCTTGCTCTGTTCgtttggaggaggaagaagcGAACAGGGCTGGACCGGGTAAGAAGGACAGAAATGCACACTGGAGATGCCAGCGGGGGGCCCGGTGCTTACCACCCCCTCACCCTGCACATGGGCTCCCCCACTGCCACGTGTGCAGGATTTAGGGGTGCTGGAGCGTCCCGGGAGCCTGTCCTTGCTGTTCCCCAGGGGCCAGCATCCCCCCGTCTGGTTCTGTTATCTGCAGCCACCCAGAGTACAAAcattgttccttttgttttcttttctccttcggATACacttttaattacaaaagtaGAGCTTGGTTATTGTACTCAGGCAGATGTTTGCAAGCTTGGGGGCCCCTCGGGGTGGAGGACTGGGCCTTCTCTCAGACTCCCAGGCCCCCAGCTGTCCTCCCCCAGGTCTGTCCCTGGCTCGGGGGAAGGGCCCCAGCCCCGCTCTTGGGACTGGCAGGTCAGTGAGCCAATGGGTATCATCCTTGACCAAATTCAGAGTCACATACTCAGAGGAGGTCACCTCCCTGCCCTAACAAAGCCAAGAGGGGAGATGTCCCCACGGCCTTTGGAGAATACAAGGAAGGACGGGAAGCCCAgagggaaagcaaagagaaaggccggcagctggaggaggggcagccCGACTCCGCTCCCGCCCCATGGTGCTCCCGCTAGAGTTCCACTCCCACAACAGGTAAGGCCCCACCAAGGGGATGCATAAAGCCATCAGGACGGCCCTTGGCGCGAGCGAAGGGTGGCCACTGTTGCCGCACCGCGTGATGTGAGTTGTGTGGGACTGCCACTCCCAGTGCTCGGAGGCAGGACTCGATGTCACATGCTGTCAGTCTTGTCACGGAgacaggggggtggggtgctgggacCCAACTGTCTGAACTCAGCTGGCACCGAAGGCAGTGGGAACGGCCCTCTAagcccaccccagcccaggaCAGTGCGTGGGGAGGACAGGGTCATTTACTCCTGctcatttactaagcacctactaggTCCCCTGCCCTTagggggctgagggcagacaGCTATTCATAGCACCTGGCAGTTCCCGCTAGGGAGGAGAGCTCAGGCCCCCTGAGTGTCCAGAGCGGGGCTGGGCGCAGGATGCCttccttcctggaggaagggagaccACCTGGAGGCTGAATCCGGGGGTTGGGTGGGCTACTTCCCAGCCTGCCCTCCAGGACAGCTGGAGCCAGGGCATCTGGACCTCTTGGGAAATCCAAGAGGAATCCACCTGGTTCCACATTTTGTGGTCACTACCCGCCGTGGCACTGGGGAAGCCAGTGTGACCAGGGCACCAGGGCTGGGCAAGGCCCTGCCTCCTTTTAGCCCCAGGCCAGGTGATGACCCCGTATAAGCGGTCCACAGAGCTTCAGAAAActtcagcagctttttttttattttcctgaagataAAAAATTGTAGCATCTACGCCTGTGGGAATTTGGGGATACAGTATacagaacagaataaaaaccaaTCGTGAGTCACCGCCTTTGGTCCGTCTATCGAGGGTCCGGCACCTCGCCCTGTCCCTCACCCCGCGCCGATGCCCTCTCCTGTTCGTCTCATGCCCTCACTTCAAACTTGGCCTCCCTGCGACCCGGGGCCCAGGAGCGTCCCATCCCTGGGGTGTCCTGGAGCCCACCTGACCCTgtggcggcggggcgggggcagggggggagtcTGGTCGCGGTTGGGTCAGCCTTAATTCTCTCGCTGGGCTTCCGGGCTCACCGGGGAcaggggctgacagctcaggcctcTCCTCCTGCAGGTGcctgaccctccccacccccagcccagggctgctCTTATCTCGTGGACTGGTCTGGAGGCATTTCCTGGGCTCCCAGCCCCCAAACAGGCTGCACCAAAGGGAAAGCAGCAGAAAGTAATGGTCTCCCATGGCCTGGCCCAGCTGGGATGAGAGCCACCTGGGAGAACCTGGGGCCCTACCAAGGCACGGCGGGTCGGGGAGAAGGGGTTTGGGCCCTGGCAGGCCTCCTCCCCGACGCCTCTAGGAGGGGCCCTCTGGCTCGCCTGCCCAGTCACTCTTAGGGCTGTCGTTTCTCCGCAGCCAACAATATTTACTGGGCACAGTGAGGGGTGCTAGCCTTCCGGGACAGTGGGACAGGTACTCCAGCTAGAGCAGGGCTGCCTGGGCACCTGCTGCCCACCGTtggccccacctcccacctgggGGTTCCCTGTGTGATGGGGGGGATCAAGCTGGTCCAGAGAACCAATGTACACAGTCAAgggccctggggaggcagggccagGCCCACCCCAGTGGAGGAGGCTCGGGCGCCCCGTTCAGGACCCCAGCCAGAGCAACGGCCTCCAGCGGGACCTTGTGTGGCCCAAGCCCAGGGTGGCCTGGCCAAAGCCTGAGAGGTGCTGGGCACCTGGTCCATGACATGGTGGGCATAGCCTCGGAGGGGCTCCGGTCTCCCACCCACtgagcagggctgggcaggggctaAAGGGCCGGCTCTCAAGGTGCCCCTTCGGGGGAAAGAGTGGAGCTGCCTGCCCTCTCGCTCCGAGGGCCCTAGGGCCAGCAGGTGTGTTAGGGCGCCAGGTGCGCGGAACCCTGCCAGGGACGCAGCCCCGGGCACAGCAGGCCGCGCGGGGGCAGCCGAAGACCCCGCCTCGCTAGGGACGAGACGCCCTcggcgggttcaagccccgtcaGCCGGCGCTGGAGGCCCAATGGTGAGCGCGGGCGGCTGGGCCGGCGCCCCCGGGGGGCGAGTCGGAACTGGCCGGACGCCGGGCCCCGCCGCGCCGAGGAGGGCGCGCCGGCCGAGGGggcgcccgcgccgccgccgccgccgccgccgccgcctcgcaGCCCCCGCCGGCAGACAAAGGAGCCGGaggggggcgggagtgggggtggcggtggtgctgggggggggggggggggatggggcgagggggcggggcgccgCGGTGTCACGTTACCGCCCGCAGCGCCCTTTAACTCGGGCCCCGCCCCTCtcaccgccccccgcccgccgccgcgcGCGGCCCGCGCCCCGCCAATCggcccgcgcgccccgccccgccctcggGTGGGTGTGTGCACGCGGCCAATGGGCGGCACGCGGGGGCCGGGCCCGCCAGCGGGGCGGGGGCAGAGCGGCGCGGGCCAATCGCCGCCGTGTTGTTGAAACTGAAAATACTACATTATGCTAATCGCGGCGGGGCCCCCGCGCGGGGGGGGTTGGGACCCTCGCGTATAAAGGGGCGCGCGAGGGCTGGGCGTTCCACAGGCCAAGTGCTCTGCGCTCGGTGGGTGCCAGCCAGGCCCGAGCGAGCCGAGCGGGCGAGGACAGGCACTGAGGGGGCGCGGCCGCCGGCCGGACGACACCGCAAGCGACACGCAGGAGCAGCCCGAGGCCCGACCGCCAGGTAGCCGCCGCGCCCGCCCTCCCGCCGCGTCCCTTTGCAAATGCAGACTCCGACTGCGCGGGGTCTCACTTGCGCCCGGCCTccgccctcctctcctctcctcctcctcctcctcctcctcctcctcctcctcctcctcctcctcctcctcctcctcttcctctcctctcctctcccgcGGCCCCGGCCCGCGCAGCCCCGGGCCAGGCTCGACGTGTGTCTCTGCAGCACATTGGCAATGGAGCGCCTGGTCGCCCGCCGCACCTTCCCCCTGTTCGCGCGCACTAGCGCCTGCCGCAGCCTCTTCGGGCCGGTGGACCACGAGGAGCTGAGCCGCGAGCTGCAGATCCGCCTGGCCGAGCTGAGCGCCGAGGACCAGCGCCGCTGGGACTACAACTTCCAGCAGGACGTGCCGCTGCGGGGCCCCGGGCGCCTGCAGTGGACCGAGGTGGACAGCGACTCCGTGCCCGCCTTCTACCGCGAGACGGTGCAGGTGGGGCGCTGCCGCCTGCTCCtggcgccccggccccgcccggaGGGCGCAGGCGACAgcccgccccccgcgccgccgGCCGATGAGCCCCTCGACGGCCTCGGGGAGGCGCCGGCGCCGCCGTCCGGCGGCCCGGCGGTGGctcccgccccggccccggccgcgGCGCCGCAGGAAAGCGATGAGCAGGAGGCGGTCCCGCCGCCGcgcagccaggagcccctagccGAGCCGCTGCACTCAGGGATTTCGGGGCGCCCCGCGCCGGGCACTGCCGCTGCCActggcgccgccgccgccgccgccaccaatgccgccgccgccgccgccgccgcggctgTTGCCACCACCGCTGCCGCGGGAGGCGCCGCGATCAAGAAGCTGCCGGGGCCTCTCATCTCCGGTGAGTCCcgcgcggccccgccccggcccggcccggccctgctTTGTCCGGCCGGCCGGGCTCCCCCGGCCTCGGGGGCCTCACTCGGTCCCCGCCTCCTCCCGTGGCATTAAAGGGCCAGCGGCGCGCAGGGCGCGGCTGCGCCCGCACCCCGGCCCGCCCCGCTGTTGTGCTCGCGAGCGGCGGGCgcgggagggaagggagagcgCGCGCCtggcctccccccgccccccgcccccgggcgcgCCGTCCCCGCTCCGGCCGCCGGAGCCCCTCCCCgggcgcggcgggcgcggcgATCGCGGCGCGGAGGGGGTTAAGCGCGGCGGCGGCCCCGGGGGGCTTGGCCGCGGGACAAGGAGAAATGCTTACACAGCACATTGCGCGGCGACGTAAACAAAGCTGACCCGCCGCGGACCTCGGCGCGGGCGGGGACGGCGCCCCCACCCTGGCCGGCCGGCCGCCCGCCCGCTCCCCGTCCCGGCCCCCGCTCGGGTTCCCCGGCCGACCCCGCCCTGACCGGCTGCGCGCGCGCCTGCCGCCCGCAGACTTCTTCGCCAAGCGCAAGAGACCCGCGCCCGAGGCCAAGGCGTCGAACGAGGTCCCCGCGGGATGCGCCGCCCCTGGCGCCGCTCCGGCCGTGGGCTCGGCGGAGCAGACCCCGCGCAAGCGACTGCGATGAGGTGGGCGCGGCaggggcgcgcggggcggggagggctggCCCCGCGGGGTCGTGGCGGTCACCCTGTGCGCTGTCGCTCACCGAGCCTCTCTCCCGCAGCCTCGCGCCCAAAGAGCCCCGAGGGAGCCCGCTGGGCAGCGGACAGGACAGGAGCGCTGGGCCTCGGCTGGGACCGTCCATGTAGCAGCAACCGGCCGGCAGCTGCCACCGAGCAGCGTTcggttttatgtttaaaatttaaaaaaaaaaaaaactgtgcaaTGTATTAATAACGTCTTTTATATCTAAATGTATTCTGCACGAGGAGTACACTGGTCCCAAGGTGTAAAGCTTTAAGAGTCATTTATATAAAGTGTTTAATCTCTGCTGAAactcagtgcaaaaaaaaaaaaaaaatgaaaaaagaaaaaaaaaaaggaaaaaagaaaaaaacatgtatatttgtacaaaaagtttttaaagttatactaacttatattttctatttatgccGCGGCGCGGGCCGCTTTGCCGCGCGATAGCTCGGTTACTGGTTCCGCCAAAGGCACGTCACCCGCATCTGGTTATCgacaaatgtaaatttatttttatagcggactctggggggggaggggtcgcTCACAAGCTGTAGCTGCCGAACAAGCCCAGCTAGTTAGCAGTTCTCTTcgcgctttctctgtctcttttattattatgactATTTTAAACTGGAAGACAAATCTGTTAACATGGTTCCTCAGCCGTCTGCACCACCGCCCCGGCCCCTCGTCCGCCGGGTTCCAAATAAAGAGGCCGAAAAACGCTGCAGGTCAGCTCCGTGTGTCCTTGTACCCTGCCTCCCAGCTTTCTTCTCTGGCGCCCCCACAAGTTAGGGAGATAGGACACTGGACAGAGGGGGCGGCCAGGCTACGCTGTAGGCCATCCACTCCAAAGGGAGAGGGACTTTCTCCTGGCAGGACTGGCTAAGGACCACCTGCTCTAGGCCCCTAACTTAGGGATGAGCGGCCCCGCCCTCGCTCtgctacaccccccccccaccgccccccgccgcccctcggGGCGCGCGGGGCTGTGCGCCGAGACACTCTCTCGGGCTCAGCGCGTCCCTTGCTCCAAGGAAACCACCCGCACCCCAGCCGCGCTGGGCTGAGCCCCCATGGGGCTCAGGTGGGCACTTGCAGGGGCTGGGCCATGGCCCAGACCCCCTCCTGACTGCTGCGGCGCCGGCACTTGGGGTGGAGCCCCGACGGCTCCCGGGTCCCCAGCTTGGTGGGGCCGGGGTCCCCCACGGGGTCGGGCCAGGGGAGCCCTGACGTGTTGCTGGCCGGTACGCgccagcagtgggggaggggcggcctgAAGGCCTgcgagggggggggcgggggaccgGGGAAGGGGAGGCGCCTggggccaggtgggggtggggaggggtgggctgcCGCCGTGGAGCAACTCGGAGTCGAGGAGCTCGAAGTCGGATCCACCCGCGTGCACCCACCAGTCTTCTGGTTTCCAAGTACTCTCTTTTAGTCGAAAAgaggaggtttattttattttatttttttatagctgacCTATAAACCTCTGAAAATTATGGCTTACAATGGAAAGGGTGACGTAAAGCGGCACAGACCGACGGCTAGCAGGATTTGTGCTGGTGCCCTGGACCCGGAAAAGCGGAACCGGTGGTGTATTTCAGTTAACCGTTTTGGGGCCGGGTGCAGCACTGACGTCCCCCACGGGTCAGGGACAAAGGCTGGGCCCAACCTTCCATTTGGAAGATGCATCCAGACTCATAATAAACCTGCCCCCAAGTGCCTAAACGGgcctggaggagggagatggggctGGACGGATCACTCCGAGATGCGCGGGCAGTGAaagcaggcccccccccccccccgcgacgTTCAGCTGATGGCACCATGGGCCCCATCGCAACCTGGGAATCAGGCCTGCGGGGGCCTGGCTTCGAGGGGGCCTTCCCCACACCCACCCGTGTGACCACAGCCTGGTGGAGGAGGCGTACATGGGGGCTGCTGGGTCGCGCACCTGGCAGAGAGCATCCCCCCACCGATCTACCCGTGACCGAATCTGGTGGGGGAGGGACCCCTGGAAGCCCCGAAGCAGACTGCTTCGGAGACCTGCCACCCTGCTCCCCACGCAGCCCTGGCCTGCTACCCAGGAGTGCGACCCATCTGACCCCGCTCCCGCTCCCTGGCTTTCTCAAACGCACGGTGCTGGGAGGACCAACAATAATACAGTTTCTGGGGACGGTCCCCCACCACCTCCACGGGAGATGGTAACGGATACCTGGAGGTTGTCCTCCACGGGGAGCAAGCATGGGATTTTGAGCCACACGCGTGACCCTGGGCACACGTGGCCGGAGGCAAGCCCTTCTATCCCTcggtgggcctcagtttcctgccttTGGCGCCCTGTGACCCTCATATGAGGATCTTAGGGAAACAATAGCATTGGATGGTTGGCCCCAGatctcttttctcatctgtgcTCCTGACGGGGAGCATGAGTATGTACCCTACTGTCAGGACGGGCCCTTTCCTCTCCggacccccaggccctgcccaagCCCAGAGCACCCGGGGAGCGGGTCGGCGGTCAGCACACATGTGGGATGGGTCTGTCCTCAGTCAGGGCCTGATCCCAGTTCCCCTGGGGAtccatgataataataataataataataataacaacaataataatccTAACAGCCACACTCATGACATCCGGTCTCAGGGCCCTAATGGCAGGGGCTGAGCACGGTTCTTCCGGAGCGAGACCCTCCCAATGTGGCCCCACCCCACTGTCTGTTTGTCtaaggaggaaaccgaggcacgggGCAAGCTGCAGGAGGACGGATCACTGACCTCGGCGGGGCTGAGGGACTTGGGACTGCTCCGTTGTACTGTCCTGTGCCTTGGAAGGCAGGCGCACGGCGGGGAGGGGAGCCGGGCCCCAGGACCGCAGGAGAGGAGTTCGGGCTCACACACACAAAGCGGGCCGTGCCGTGCCGTGCGCCGTGCCTGGCACACGCAGTCAGCGTGCGGTGCGTGTACGGGCTCGGACCACGTGTCTCCTGCAGGCTCCCACTGGTCCTGCCTGAGCGAAAGCTGCGTGCCAGACTCCGTGCTAGGCTCTAGCCACACGGAAGCTTCCTACAGACCAGGCCGGGAAGACAGGATGTGGAGCTCTAAGCTGGAGGCCCACCGGGCCGAGGCTGAGAAGGGACTGGCCCGGGCAGGGAGCATTAGCCGCACACTCAGGGAAGCTGAAGGAGGGGGGCGCCGTGTGCTCAGCTGGGACGGGGTCTGGAggccaggggaggacagaggtCGTGAAGAAGGCCCGGTGAGCGTGTCTGAGCCGGAGGGTCCAGATGAGGCGGGAGAGCGGGGCCTGGAGGCTGTGTGGGGGTCTCTGGCCTGGGCCGGCCTGGCCTGCTGCTGGGTGTTGGGCCCACACATGGGTCAGACGTTATTCCCCGTTAAGAGTGCCTTCTGGGGCGTGCCTGCTGGGCCTCCCCACTCCCTGTCCTTTTCCTCTGGTCTTCGGGGCCTTCCTGGGACTGCTGGGCTGGGGTCAAAGGTTAGGTTTGTCTGTGGGCAGTggagggccctgggctgacaACAGCTGAggcaatatattatattaattattttatttcattttatttcatatatatggggcaggcagggagaggggcagagggggagggagggagggagagagagatagagagacagagagagagagagagagagagagagagagagagaatcttaagcagcctccacgcctGGACTCAGGCTctatctcacgaccctgggatcccgacctgagctgaaatcaacagtcagtcGCTcatctgactgaaccacccagacgtccccaaggcaattttattattttattttattttattttattttattttattttattttattttattttattattttattaaataaataaatgaggggggggcagaggggacaaagagagaatctcaagcaggtgtCATGCCCAGTGCGAACCACACACGactctgacctgagccgaaatccagagtcggtgACTCAACCTCAGCTGTGCCACCCCTGGGGGCAGTTTTGTGAGGCATGCGGAGGCcgctggggggagagggaagcgggggtgggagaggggctaCCGCGGCCATCCAGGCAGAGGTACTGGGTGGACAGGCGCCCCAAGTCCCCCCCAGCCTGCTACACACCGCTCGGGGCCCCAGCCCCACGGCGGTgactgggagggacagaggccctGCTGGCGGGAGCTGCCTCTGCAGGGGGAGGCCATGTGCTCAGACGCGGTAGGTGAGCCACAGCGGAGGCGGTTAGGGCCACCAGCAGGTGAGGCTGGGGCCGTGTGCCagggcagagggcaaggggcTACCGTTCGGTTGTTTGTTTTAAcggagcattttattttattttttatgcaatgTAAAATGGAATcttcacttttccttcctttttaaagtttaaatgttaGTTAACGCACAGAGCGTCagggtttcaggaggagaattccgtgattcatcacttaccgtGCCAGGAAGCCCCCCTGCGGCCCCCCGGCAAGCGATGTCCGAGCTTGACGGAGGTGAGGGGCATGAGCCATGAGGATTAACTGGGAGAggagttccaggcagagggaacagccagggcaaaggcccagaggcctgGAGTGGTGATGGAATAATGGGCcgcgggggctggggtgggagggtggggtcgAGAGAGCGGAGCTGGACTGGCAGGGAGGGACTGCTGGGGGGCAAGGGGAACACGGGGGGGGAGGCGTCTGTGGTTTCCGGTTCCTGTAAGTGCACACGTGGGTCATTCTCAGAGCTGAGGAAGCCTCTTCAGAGAAGGGGAGCAGAGTCTGTCATTCCCTGCCCTGATTCCCGGTCTCAGCCAGGCCCCGCGGACACGGGTTTGGTTTTCTCAACAGCCCTGCCAAGGGGGTGTTAGCACTCACGTTACAGGTGAAGACGGCAGGTTCAGAGAAGCGAAGCAAAGGGCCTGGGGTCACCAGCCAGGATGCGGCTCAGCACTGGCGACCCCACGGCCCTGGCCGCTCGCCCCCATGCTTGAGAGCACAGATTCTttcttgttggtttgtttttaaactttttaacgtttatttattttttgagagacagaaacagagcaagagcgggggaggggcagagagagaagaagacacaatccgaagcgggctccaggctccgagctgtccgcacagagcccgacgtggggctcgaacccacgaaccgtgagatcgtgacctgagccgaagtcggacgcccaactgacggAGTCCCCGAGGCGCCCCAAGAgcactgtttcttaaaaaaaaatgtatatgtcattattaactaaagtctgtGTTTTTATACGACTTCACTCTCGGGGTGCGCGTTCTGTGGGTTCGGACAAACGCGTGGCGACGCGTATCCACCACTACGGTGTCAGCGGAGCCGTTTCCCTGCCCCCAAATCCTCTGGGCTCAGCCTGCTCGTGCCTCCCTTCCGTCACAACCACCGATCCCTGTACtgcctcccagctctgccttttccGGAACGTCACAGAGTCGGAATCCTACGtcgtgtagccttttcagaccagcttctttcacttagtaacacgCGTTTGCGTTTCCTGCGGGTCTGCTCGTGTCTCGGGAGCCCACTTCTTTTCAGCGCTGAATAACATTCCGCTGTCCGCGTGGACCACACTCCATTTGTCCACACGCCTCCTAAAACTTCTTGGTTGCTTCCGACTTTGGACAGTTACGCGTGACGCTGTGCGGGTTTTTGGTGTCGACCTAAATTCTTAGCTCCACCGGGGACATACCAAGGAGGGTGGCTC contains the following coding sequences:
- the CDKN1C gene encoding LOW QUALITY PROTEIN: cyclin-dependent kinase inhibitor 1C (The sequence of the model RefSeq protein was modified relative to this genomic sequence to represent the inferred CDS: deleted 1 base in 1 codon) encodes the protein MERLVARRTFPLFARTSACRSLFGPVDHEELSRELQIRLAELSAEDQRRWDYNFQQDVPLRGPGRLQWTEVDSDSVPAFYRETVQTSSPSARDPRPRPRRRTRSPRDAPPLAPLRPWARRSRPRASDCDEPRAQRAPREPAGQRTGQERWASAGTVHVAATGGSCHRAAFGFMFKI